The genomic window CAGCCTCACCCCCAcaaacagcagcacagacaagagGAAGAGCGAAGACACAGACGCCAAGGCAATGACCAGGTACAAAGTAAGCAGGTCTTCGTCCTGTGTAGGGTCGCGCGCCAtctctggcagaggcaggtagggctGAGAGAAGCCATCCACCAGCAGCACATGCAGAGTGACACTGGCAGACCGCGGAGGATCGCCATTGTCCttgaccagcagcagcagcctgtgcttgggcGCATCGCGCTCGCTCAGCAGCCTGGAGGTGCGCACCTCGCCATTGTGAGCCCACACGCTGAACAGTCCTGGCTCCGTGGCCTTGAGCAGCTGGAATGACAGCCAGGCATTCTGGCCAGAGTCGCGATCCACAGCCACCACCTTGGTGACCAGGTAGCCAGGCTCTGCCGCCCTGGGCAGCAGCTCTGTGAAGGGCGCAGAGGCGTTCTGCAGCGGGTAGAGCACGAAGGGCGCATTGTCGTTGGCGTCCAGCACCTGCACGCGCACTAGAACCTGGCTGCTGAGCGTGGGCGAGCCTTGGTCTGTAGCGCCAACGAAAAACTCGAAGCTCTTCAGGGCCTCATAGTCCAGAGCCCTGAGCGCAAACAGCTGCCCGTTGTCGGCATTGATGGAGATGAGCGAGAAGAGGGCCAGCTGCGAGTCGTGGGTGGGCAGTAGCGAGTAGGTGACGTGGGCATTGGAGCCTGAGTCTGAGTCTGTGGCTCTGATGGTGCCTATGTGCAGGGCGGGGCTGTTGTTCTCCTGGACAGACAGGGTGTAGGCGCTTTGTGTGAAGGCAGGGGCGTTGTCGTTGACGTCAGAGACCTGCACTGTTATGGTGTGCTGGGTTGTGAGCCTGGGTGTGCCCAGGTCGCTGACTGTGATGGTGATGTTATACTCAGATCGGCTCTCTCTGTCCAGAGGACTCTCCGTCACCAGGGTGTAGAAATTCTTGAAAGTGGATTTGAGGATGAACGGCAGGGTTTCTGGAATAGAACAAATCACCTTTCCATTCTCTCCGGAATCTCGGTCTCCAACTCTGAAGATGCTGATTACGGTCTCGGGAGCATTTTCTGGGACTGAACTGGTCAGTGAAGATATGGTCAGCTCTGGGGCGTTGTCGTTCACATCCACCACCTCTATCAGCACAGCGCCCTTCCCAGAAAGGCCTCCTCCATCCGTGGCCTCGATTTCCACGTGGTAAGACTTAATTTTCTCAAAGTCCAATCCCTTTTTCAGCCGTATTTCTCCCGTGATTTCGTTTATTGAGAACGTCTGTTGAACTTCATCTGACGCTTGGAACAAGCCATAGGAAACTCTCCCAAAGTTGCCAGCATCTGCATCCTGTGCTAGGACAGTCAGGACCGCGGAGTCTGGGGGGCTGCTCTCCAGGACCTGCACCTCATAGGGGGTCTTCACAAATTCAGGGGCATTGTCATTGATATCCAGGATCAGGATTCGAACCATGGCTGTTCCTGACCTAGGTGGAGAGCCCCCATCCAGAGCCGTGAGGGTCAAGCTCAGCTCTGCCTGCTCCTCTCTGTCCAGGGCTCTGTCCTGCACCAATTCTGGGTATTTCTTGCCTTCACTATTATTTCGAGTAAGGACATGAAAATGAAAGTTGGGGTTGACTGTGTACTCTTGAAGCCCATTGCTGCCCACATCCAAATCCTGAGCTAGTTTTAATGAAAACCGTGAGCCTGGTGGGCTATTTTCTGGTATTTTCAAAAGCATTTCCCTATCTGGGAATTCTGGTGAGTGGTCATTTATGTCCTGGATCAGTAATTCTCCTTGAAAATACTGCATTGGTTTTTCCAGAGACACTTGGAAATGCAGCACACAGGGGTCCACAGAGGCACAGAGCTCTTCCCGGTCTAGTTTCTCCCTCAGAAGCAGATCTCCAGTCTCGGGATCCAGCAGCAATCGCTGCTTGTAATCATCAGAAACCACCCTTGCAGACCGGGCTGCCAGGTCCCCAGATCTCATACCCAAGTCCTTGGCCAGATGGGCTACAAAGGAGCCGCTTTCTGTTTCCTCCATGATAGAGTACCGAGTTGTTGGCTCACTCCAAACCTGAACCAAAACcagcataaaaataaaagccatgacTTGCCTGTTTGGGTGAATTCTCTCCATCTTCTCCGTGTTGGGAAAGTGAGTGCTTGCATCCAATCCTTTAGCAGTCTGCCAGTGCTTTAAAACGCTggcttctggtttcttttttggAGGGATCTTCACAACGTTGCTGTTAATCTTACATTAATCCAGTATATCCTTGTCCAAGCCCCTTCATAGCTCCGGAGTGCATGCAAAGCTCTTGCCTGcgtcttttgttctgttttctcacAAGTGATTCCGGGTATTTTAGTGCTTTTTAGTCACAAGCTTAGCCTGCAGCGCCACCCTGTGTCTTCTGGAGGTAACTGAAGCCGTTCTAGTTGTAAGTCACAACACTTGTTCTACTCTTCAAATTAATGCCACGTTGAAAGTgtctatgttttctttcctttggcaaCATTGTTTTTTCCTTAAACGGCATAGTTTGTAAGGCTGTCCACAACTGTGTATGAGAGGAATAATGAGCACAAACCAGAAGACAGCCAGTCTTCGAACTCATTTGTTTAAGTTTGGAATGATCAGGTAAGCAAAACACAGATTCATATTTCTAAAAGTACTTTCTTACCGTGATGAAAAAGAAGAGTTACATGGTTAACTCCAGCAGTCTATGTGTGATTAGTATAAATTCTTATAGAGGGAATTCACTTTAGACATGCTCCAATGCACAGGCGCATAGATCTAATTCATCAGCTGACCACCCGAGAGCAATAACGCCGAGCGCACACCAGAATCTGACCTTGTCTAACCTTCAGGTTCTAAAGTATTTGAAGCAGTTTGGTGCTCTAAGTTTTGATGTaatctaaaacttaaaaaaaatattttctgtattcaaatagaaaatagtatttatgtatttaagacaTAAAATCATCCAAAGATTTGACTTCTAATTTATAATATTTCCTTAAATTTGTTCTtccttcaatattttttttttgctgtaacaGGACTCCTTGCACTTTCATGTGAAAAATTTAGAGACACTTAGCAACTactgagaaaaaagaaactggctTTTGGGTCATAGACTAGTTTGAGAGTAATCTTTACAACATGGCGTCTTCAATCCATGTACCCTTCCTCCTCACAGAGGCCTTCTGTGCTTTACTGCAGTGTCGTCTGCCCTTCTGTATGAAGTTCATCTACACCCTTGTCTGCTTCTTCTCTAAGATTCCTCTTCCTTTTGAGTCCAAGAAACTTTTCTTCGTTCCCGGTTTGTCCGATGCTAATATGCAGAAATAGGTTATTTTAAGGCAATGATCTTGCCTTCTACACACTTGCTGAATTTGTCTATCAGTGTTTGAGTTTTTGTAGATTATTAGGATGTGAGGTTAATCCATCTATAGCTATatagatgttttcttttccaattattaattttctaaaatgttttgtgCATTGAGAAAATTGTGTCCTTTTGCCCACAAGGCCTATTTCAATGTAATTGTTGTGTCAAGTCAGTATATTTCTGGGTCAATCCTTTGCAACTGCGGGTTATAAGCTCATTTGGTGTTGGTGTtgctttgccagtattttgttgaggctTTTCAAATCAGTGCTGGAAAGACGCATGGGTACATAACTTTCTCTCCCGCTGTTATATTAGCCTACTTTTGTCACAGTTGCCTCCCATGAATGAGTTTTTTAGTAGTTGCTGATCTGATCTTCATTTTTTCCAACAGTAATATTCGATATATGGTTTTATGAGAAGGGACCCATATTTGAAGTATCAAGTTCATGTCATGTTTTCACGAGAACATAAATACAGCAACCGCTCATTCAGAACAGCAATTTTGGGTGGTGGCTTACTGCTGCAGAGCATAATCAAATTTGCACATTTATTGCCTAGATTGCTGCTGTGagttttccgtgtgtgtgtgtgtgtgttgttgttgttgttgttgttgttgttcttttgttttgttttgcattgctTTGCTTAGTTTcgttctgagacaggatttctctgtgcaacactggcttcctggaactcattacgtAGACTAGGAAAGCATCTTGCTCACAAATATCCACGTGCATCTGCCTTCgcagcactgagattaaaggtcatCCCACCCGGCTCTCCATGCGACTTTCACTCATCGATtaagttagaaaaatattttcccaggATCTCATTCTAGCACCTTAAAGAACACAATAACATCTAGGAGGAAGGTGACATTTTCTGAGGCCATTGCTTCTTAGAGAAAACACAGAATTGTAAGCCCCGAGGCAGGTTGGGTCTCGCTCACACACAACTACAGGAATGAAACAGAACTTCTACCCATGTGTGACAAAGTTGAGCCAACCCCCCTTATTTAAAACTTGGATCCCTTGAAATCTGAGTGCAAATGACTATGAGACTCCAGTCTCTATTTTAAAGACCATTAGTGTGGTCAGTGTGAAGCCATAACAACATGAAGGAGCTTCCAAAAGAAGGCAAGAAGCTGATAAAACATCATCACCGAGGATGACTAAGGCCAGGGAAAGATGACTAGACAGCTTCAGTGTTTGTTCTCTCCCCTAGGACATAGAGATCCATAACCACATGGAAAGGCTGCCGATGAAAGAGATTTGATTTGTCCAAATCAAAAGCAGGAGATGACCACTGGGAGCTAAGTGCTAGTTGATATAAAATATGCCAAGTGGAATTGTTgtaaaggaggaggagagctatAGAAACTGCCGTGTATTACATGACTCTTGAGCTCTGGAATAGCAAATGTCAGAACGTGATGAATAAATGAagtaatctaaaataaaatgagacttATCACTTTTCTAATAAAACTGGGGGAAAGCAAGTGTGGAAGGAAACGGGATTTACATATAATAACTGAGAAGCTGGTGACACCACACATATAATCAACAGTATTGAGTGATGGAAGAGCagcagaaaatgttttcattcttaAGGATATCACTAACCAAACTATTATTGTTTTGCATTAAACTTGGACAGTGGGTTTTCAAGAAAATGTCTAATTCCTGATTTgttgtctttaaataaaaaatgaggcCTAGTGTATACCCATGAAATTATGTTTTGAAAATGAGTAGCTGAATCtcaatcttgaaattttcattcaattttggTGCTGTCAATAGTAACCGGAGGGCAATAGAAGCACAGATTAGAGATCCAAGGATCTGAAAGAGTTTTCTGAGAGTTAATTGGATAGGCAGAAAAATCTTGTATGGAATCTCTCCCCATCgctgaaattaaagacattaATAAGCTCAATTTGGAATTAAATTAAAGATTAATGCATTATTTTACAGTTCTCTGAGTTTTTGGGGAAACCAGCTCCATAGAGATTGGTGTTATTCTGACAAAATTAAATTGTTGTCCCCTTTTCTGAATAtaaattgttcttttgttttttgagacagggtttctctgtgttacagtcctagctgtcctggaactagttcttatagaccaggcctgccttgaactcacagagattctcctgactctgcctccgaagtgctgggattaaaaaggcatgtgccaccactgcccagtgaattGTTCTTTTGATTTGATGTGTAGATAACTTTAAGATAAATCTTTAAGTCCTCAAAAAATTCATTGATTTCCTAATTGTTGCAAGTTTATTATCCAGTGACAGCAAATTGAGCACCAGTTTTGAATGAGACATTGTGTGATGTACTACAAGCTCAACTCTAAGAAAACccaaaagagggctggagagatggctcagtggttaagagtgcctgCTCTtaacctgctcttccagaggtcctgagttcaattcccagcaaccacatggtggctcacaaccatctgtaatgagatctggtgccctcttctgtcctgcaggcatacacgcagacagaatattgtatacgtaataaataagtaaatatttttaaaaaagaaaaagaaaacccaaaagagCTCTTTGAGACTATTTGTTGTCTACTGGAGTTATTTAGCAGTAAGAGAACtcaatttttgtttaattttgtttcctcTTCAAACACTGAAATTTCAGTAATACCAACTTGTCCATAAATGATAGTAACCTTAATACTAGGAAAATGATAGACAAAGTCATCTCTTTCACTGATATCAGACTTGCAGTTTGAAAAATGCCCCCAAAGTACAACAACAGTTAGCAGAAttggaagccagcctaggctacacagagaaatgagtaagaacctatctcaaaatataGGTGATAGCTGTAGTTTGGGAAAACAATTCAAATAAAAGGCTAAATGATTTCTAAGttcccagaaataaaaataactttgaacCAAGACTGATTATTTTATGTCATCAAATTCAGCCCAGGTTATCTTATCAGCTTGGAAAATTTTTGGGCCAACTTTGTAAACAGAGTAAAAATATAGTCCATCCACAGATTAAATTATTAATAGGATCTGGGTCTGTGGGTGCAGATCAGTGATTGAAGGCACACCTTGAACACCATGGGCCCCAGGCTttggacacacacaaacacaggcacactcagacacacacacatacacacacactcacacacatgggcATCCCTACTGATAGTatcttcttctttgtcttcagGTTGTAGATAGATTATCAGCATACAGCCCTTCCCTCATTAGTGGGATATTATACATTCTATATAATAATTATACCTCTCAAAAATAATTGTTACATGAATTGCATAATtccaaagaaattgaagatatgtatgaaagaataaaaatccaacaaaaattttcatacaaaatatttagGCTTGACAGAAAGATGTTTTCCCAATTATTCAGAATTCATACCACAATGCTTGTTTACATAAATTTTTTATGCTAGAGAGCTTCCTTCATGGAAAGTGATTCCCCAACTCTTGCAAGCATTGAAGAGTGGTTATGATTATACAACTGCACTTATTAGTGATTAAGAATATGTCAATATTTTCCCCATAACTCTTAAATCCCCCCTTTTGCTTTCATGTACTTCTTGTCTTTTAGAGGGTGATCATTTGGCTTAAATGACCTACAGCTCCATGtctctcaaaatattttcattctcgATGCCCGAATTAAGTAACTCCATCGTTCTTATGTGTGTCCATTCTTGACCCTCCAGAGTTACCAAAACAATTTTCAAGTTTTTATGAgttctattatttttcttgtagACAAAACACTTGAATGTTAGATAGATATATCTGGATGGTAATAcagtaaaagtaatttttaaataaatttgaccAAGAAAAATGGTTGGTTATGTGAAAcattataaaatttttttaactCAAAATGGCCATATTTTGGGTTTTGGTTGCTTCCATGTGTTCTTTTTAGTTTTAGAAAAACTAAACTTCCCCAGTGGTATGGCTTTTTCCTATTATAAATTCCTATATTTGTACACTCTTCAGTTAAAATGTTGTAGGAAGGATACTGGTGTGGATTGGCAGATTTCATTCCCAACAATCCTACATCATgacagatggaaatagaaaggaagaaccTATTGATAGATAGTTCCCCCGAGTCACCTTATTTATGGCAAGTAAGTATTAATGAtaaaaagaccaaaaacactTAAAAGCCATTCATCTGCATAGTTTGTGGAAAGTTTATTGGGTACTCATGTTTATACAGCATTTATAAATCAGCTTGTCATCCAAACACATGGCTCACTAGATGTCTTCTCATACAAGGTAAAAGCACACTCAGCCACTAGCAATGGCTTAGGTCAAACAACGTTATTTCTGGTACATTTTAGAAGCCATTTTGGCCTGTATTTAAGCAAATAAAGTCTTGAAATACTAACTGTGATTGTCAGTAGAGATGACAAATTGAACAACATACTCGTTTCATTTATGTACAAAACATGGACACTATGAGAGATGACTGTATCTCATGCTCACCCTTCATTAGCTGTACACAACGCTGTGTGTGCAGAAGTGTGGGTGAGggaaacacatacatgcacgatGGCGTTACTTTGTTCAGGCATCAAGAACGAAAATGTCATTTGGGGGGACATGGAGCGACAGATCTTTTAAGCTAAGTGGTCACCCTCTAAAAGACAAGACGTACGTGAAACCAAAATGGGACACTTAAGATTGTCATGGGGAGGAAAACAGAGGATTAAAGAATGTGATGAGTGAACGGTATCAAGGTGTGGTGTGTGCACctctgaaaatgtcacaatggCGCTGAACACTGAAAACTTACCAAGCTGGAGCGAAAGTGAACGTCAAAATGAATGATACACAGCAAGTTATATGCATAGCCTCAATAAGACACCATTTGAAGTGAGTGTTGCAGAAATCCATGCTGGTTAtaatgaagaggaagaaatgagtTCCTAAGAAAACTATTTGAAATGATGAGAGAAACACAACAGAGTTATATATCCCCCGCCCAAattactgaaggaaaaaaaatgctcacaaaagaaaaaaaacattccgttaaaaaaaggaataaaatcaatGTAGAAACATATTGTCTCAAAGATTACTGAATGCAAAGGAAAATATCAACAACCAAGCAACAAATTCTGATTCGGTTATGGAACCCTAGGTCTCTCAGATACTGAACGTGAGCTAGGGGTTCTGAAAAATACCATTGGAAATAATGGGGTTGAAGAATTTGAAATCTGTGGTCCCCGAGTCTCCAGCCAGACATACCTCATATTGATAATCCTGGGAGAGGGTCCCCATGCCGCTGACATCAACCAGGTGTCCAGGAAAGTGTCCTTCAGGCACAGAGCAGCCACTCAGCGAGGATGCCCTGGCTCTCCTGCACAGCCTCACACCCACAAATAGCAGCACAGACAAGAGAAAGAGCGAAGACACAGATGCCAAGGCTATGACCAAATAGAGTGTGAGCGAGTCCTTATTATCCTGCGGGGGTCTCGCGCCacctcaggcagaggcaggtagggctGAGAGAAGCCATCCACCAGCAGCACATGCAGAGTGACACTGGCAGACCGCGGAGGATCGCCATTGTCCttgaccagcagcagcagcctgtgcttgggcACATCGCGCTCACTCAGCAGCCTGGAGGTGCGCACTTCGCCATTGTGAGCCCACACGCTGAACAGTCCTGGATCCGTGGCCTTGAGCAGCTGAAACGACAGCCAGGCATTCTGGCCAGAGTCGCGGTCCACAGCCACCACCTTGGTGACAAGGTAGCCGGGCTCCGCCGCCCTTGGCAACAGCTCTGTGTAGGGAGCAGAGGTGTTCTGCAGCGGGTAGAGCACAAAGGGCGCATTGTCATTGGCGTCCAGCACCTGCACGCGCACTAGCGCCTGGCTGCTGAGCGCGGGCGAGCCTTGGTCTGTTGCCCCCACGTGGAACTCGAAGGTCTGCAGGGCCTCGTAGTCCAGCGCCCTGAGCGCGAACAGCTGCCCATTGTCGGCATTGATGGAGATGAGCGAGGAGAGGTCCAACTGCGGGTCGTGGGTTGGCAGCAGCGAATAGGTGATGTGGGCATTGGAGCCCGAGTCTGAGTCTGTGGCTCTGATGGTGCCTATGTGCAGGGCGGGGCTGTTGTTCTCGTGGACAAACAGGGTGTAGGAGCTTTGTGTGAAGGCGGGAGCGTTGTCGTTGCCGTCAGAGACCTCCACTGTTATGGTGTGCTGGGTTGTGAGCCTGGGTGTGCCCATGTCGCTGACTGTGATGGTGATGTTATACTCAGctctgctctctctgtccagGGGCCCCTCTGTCACTAAAGTGTAATAGTTCTTGAAAGTGGGTTTTAAGAGAAATGGGAGATCATTCTGAATAGAACACATCGTTCTTCCATTGTCCCCAGAATCTGGGTCAGCAACAAGGAAAACAGTAACTACAACCTCAGGAGCATTTTCTGGGATTGAACTAGTGAGCGAAGATATGGTGAGTTTAGGGGCATTGTCATTCACATCCATCACCTGTATAGCTACGCTGCATTTTCCTGAAAGACCTCCACTATCCGTGGCTATAATTTCCATGTTATAATACTGAGTTTCCTCAAAATCCAATACCCTTTTAAGACGAATTTCTCCTGTGACCTGGTCTATTACAAATGGTTGAGAAACTTCACCACCTTGAAACAGAGAGTAGGCTACATTCCCATTTATCCCAGCATCTAAATCCCTGGCAGACACCGTTAAAACTAAGGTATTAAGGGGGCTGTTCTCAGGGACTTGAACCTCATAGAGTGACTGTACAAACTGGGGAGCATTATCATTGATGTCCAAGACTTCAATGCGAACTGTGGTGGTCCCAGACCTGGGTGGCGACCCACCATCCACAGCAGTGAGGGTTAAAGTGAGCTCAGGCTGCTCCTCCCTGTCCAGGGCTCTGTCCAGCACCAGCTCTGGGTATTTCCTGCCATCAGCACGACTGTGAGTAACGACATGGAAGTGGAGGTTGGGGCTGACTGTGTAATTCTGAACAGCATTGCTGCCTATGTCAGGATCCTGAGCTGCCTTCAGAGGGAACACAGTCCCTGGCTGGGCGATTTCTTGAATTTTTAGGAGCATTTCCCTTTGAGGGAACTCTGGAGAATGGTCGTTTATGTCTGTGAGCTGCAGGTCAGTTTGGAAGAACTGCACAGGGTTTTCCAGTATCAGCTGGAAGTGCAGCACACAGGGTTCTGTCGCCCCACACAGCTCCTCGCGGTCTGCTTTTTCCTTCAGAAACAAATTCCCGGTTTCTGAATCCAGCTGCAAGAGCTCTTTGTACCCACCGTGATGAATTTTCACCCCTCTGGTGGCCAGTTCCCCCACCTTGAGCCCCAGATCTTTTGCCAGGTTAGCCACCAAGTATCCAGTCTCTGTTTCTTCTGGCATGGAATATCTTATTGTCTTACAGTCAGCCTCCCACAAAAGCAACAGTATAGTAAGAAAAACGACTTGCCTTTTCTCTGCTGTTTTTGCTAGAGCTGTCTCCATCGTTCAGATGTAGTCCAGATGGTGCTCCTTCTTCTTAATCTTGTCTCAATCCACACAGTTAACGTTTGGTGAAATAACCTCCAATTAAATCTTACTGAATTGCTTCCGGGAGTCTTTCCCCCAAGACCTTAAGTAAATGTCCCCTTCTTTCCTGGAACACTCAGCATTCTGATTCTGGGGAATGGCGTCCTGGGCATTCTCGGATCCCTTGTTGAACAAATTCTTAGTCTGCAGCGCCACCGTGCGTACTATTCTAGTATTGCAAATAGTGTGGTTCACTTGTTCTCAGTTTCAGCACTATGTTTAAACACCCTTTCAGATACAGAATTGTCCTCCATTGCATGCTCTGATCTTAGCAACCAGAAATTTTAACACA from Microtus pennsylvanicus isolate mMicPen1 chromosome 4, mMicPen1.hap1, whole genome shotgun sequence includes these protein-coding regions:
- the LOC142847789 gene encoding protocadherin beta-4-like codes for the protein MERIHPNRQVMAFIFMLVLVQVWSEPTTRYSIMEETESGSFVAHLAKDLGMRSGDLAARSARVVSDDYKQRLLLDPETGDLLLREKLDREELCASVDPCVLHFQVSLEKPMQYFQGELLIQDINDHSPEFPDREMLLKIPENSPPGSRFSLKLAQDLDVGSNGLQEYTVNPNFHFHVLTRNNSEGKKYPELVQDRALDREEQAELSLTLTALDGGSPPRSGTAMVRILILDINDNAPEFVKTPYEVQVLESSPPDSAVLTVLAQDADAGNFGRVSYGLFQASDEVQQTFSINEITGEIRLKKGLDFEKIKSYHVEIEATDGGGLSGKGAVLIEVVDVNDNAPELTISSLTSSVPENAPETVISIFRVGDRDSGENGKVICSIPETLPFILKSTFKNFYTLVTESPLDRESRSEYNITITVSDLGTPRLTTQHTITVQVSDVNDNAPAFTQSAYTLSVQENNSPALHIGTIRATDSDSGSNAHVTYSLLPTHDSQLALFSLISINADNGQLFALRALDYEALKSFEFFVGATDQGSPTLSSQVLVRVQVLDANDNAPFVLYPLQNASAPFTELLPRAAEPGYLVTKVVAVDRDSGQNAWLSFQLLKATEPGLFSVWAHNGEVRTSRLLSERDAPKHRLLLLVKDNGDPPRSASVTLHVLLVDGFSQPYLPLPEMARDPTQDEDLLTLYLVIALASVSSLFLLSVLLFVGVRLCRRARATSVGGCSLSEGHFPGHLVDVSGDGTLSQSYQYEVCLRGDSGTGEFKFLKPMIPNFLLQDPGREINESPHCRDSFVFS